A stretch of DNA from Elusimicrobiota bacterium:
TGGCGCAAAAAGCCTCTCTCGCGCGGTTTGGTCGAACCCTTTCGGTTCTATTGGCCAGCGGGGTCCCCATTCTGGAATCCCTTCAGCTTTCGGCTGATGTTTTGGCTCATCCTGTGTTAAGTGAAAAACTTATGGAAGCCCGTCGTCGGGTGGGTGAAGGCGAGAGTTTGGCCGAAAGCCTACGTGCGGCGGGAGGATTTCCACCCTTTGTAGCCAACATGATCGCCGTGGGAGAAGAGGGACGCAGTTTAGGGAGATCTTTGGATAAGGTAGCGGCCGCCTGTGAGCGCGACTGTGACAGGGCGCTAAAAGTCTTTACGGCTCTCCTGGAACCAGCCTTGATCTTGGTTGTGGGGTCTGTTATCGCCTTCATTGTTTTAAGTATGTTGCTCCCCATTTTTCAAATGTCAACTTTCGTGAGGTAACGTTATGAAACCACTGGGTGTAAACTTTTTTTATTGGAAGAGATGGGTTTGGGAACGGAGGTCGATCGGACGAACGGGTGCCGAGGGGGGATTCACCTTAATTGAAATGTTAGTGGTGGTCGTGATCATCGCCACGTTGGCCGCCATGATCATCCCCCGTTTTGCGGGACGGACTGAGGAGGCCAAGGCGTCTGCCGCCGCGGCGGATATCGAATCCAACTTGGCCAGCGCGTTGGATCTTTATGAATTGGACAACGGTGGGTATCCTACGACAGAGCAGGGTCTCTCGGCCCTTCGTCAGGAACCCACCACCCCACCCCTTCCGCGAAAATGGAAAGGCCCCTATTTAAAAAAACGGGGCCCTTTAGTGGATCCCTGGGGTCACACCTATGTTTACGTTTCTCCTGCTCAGCGGGGGGTTGATTATGACCTTTCTTCTTGGGGCCCCGATGGAGTGGGGGGCACGCCAGATGACATCACCAATTGGGCGAATGAAGAAACGCGTTGAGTCCGGTTTTACCCTGATCGAGTTGATCTTGGTGACGGTCCTTTTATTGGTTTTTGTTGGGTTAACTGTTCCCCAATTTCGCCAAGGATTTCGACGGTTTGCGGATGAACGGTCGGCCAGCGAGATGGAAGACCTTTCCCGTT
This window harbors:
- the gspG gene encoding type II secretion system major pseudopilin GspG, which gives rise to MKPLGVNFFYWKRWVWERRSIGRTGAEGGFTLIEMLVVVVIIATLAAMIIPRFAGRTEEAKASAAAADIESNLASALDLYELDNGGYPTTEQGLSALRQEPTTPPLPRKWKGPYLKKRGPLVDPWGHTYVYVSPAQRGVDYDLSSWGPDGVGGTPDDITNWANEETR